One Candidatus Nitronauta litoralis genomic window, GATCCGCAAACGTTTTTTATCGGTCTCAGTTCAATTTACTGGCGGGAAGCCTGGAAGTATGGCCTGCGTGCATTCCGCTATTGCCAGCATGATCTTGGGCACGCTTTGGGCGCGGTCAACATGGCCTGCGCTGGACTGGGTTGGCAGGCAAAGTTGCTCGATCATCTGGACACAGAAACGCTGGAGACGCTTCTGGGTCTGACGAATAAAAGTGAAACAGAGGTGGAAGTGCCTGATTGTTTAATCGCAGTTTCTCCCAAACCTTTAGGAGTTAAACCGGCCTGGGATACGCGCCTGGTAAGGGAGAGCTTTGAGGAAAATGTGAAATGGATAGGAACGCCAAATATTCTGAGCAGATCCCATGTGGAATGGAGTGGTATTGATGAAGTATCTGAAGCTACCGAAAAGCCAGTTACAAATAATATTTCATCCACGCCTCCGGCTGGAGAGCCTTCGCTTTTTGAGGAAGATACATTTCCTTTAAGAAAAGCGATTCATCAACGCCGCAGTGCCGTTGCCATGGACGGCCGCACCCGGATTTCACGCGACACCTTTTTCCAGTTTTTGATCAAGGCGACTCCCGCTCTTTGTCCACTTCCTTTCCAAACCATTTCCTGGGAACCGCAGGTTCATCTTGGTCTGTTTGTCCACCGAGTGGACGATCTACCGCAGGGATTATATGTTCTTGTGCGAAATAAAAATCAATTGAAGGAACTGAAATCCGCTTTCAATCCGGACTTCTTATGGGAGAAACCGGAGGGGTGCCCGCAGTCGCTGGATTTGTTTTTACTTCAGGAAGGAAATTTTCAACATCAGGCCGCATCTGTTTCCTGTGGACAAAACATCGCGAGTGACGGATGTTTCAGTCTTGGAATGATCAGTGCCTTCCGGCAACCCCTGGAGCAGTGGGGGCCGTGGTTTTATCGCCGTCTTTACTGGGAATGCGGTGCAATCGGGCAAATTCTATATTTGCAGGCGGAGGTCAGCGGTATTCGCAGTACCGGTATCGGTTGTTTTCTCGACGATCCGGTCCACCAGATTTTTGGTATCGAAGACAAGAGTTACCAGAGCTTATATCATTTCACCGTTGGAGGACCCGTTGAGGACACACGACTGACCACACTGCCTCCCTATTAATCGGATCAATAAATCCTCATTGGTTCTGGAAAAGTTTAAACCGGTTTTTCTTCCAATATTATTTCCAGATTAATTGAGTTTCCATGTCTCCAGACTTTTACAGTTAAAGAATCGCCGACTTGATGTTTGTTTACTTCACGGACAATGTCATTCATATTTTTTATGGGGGTGTTGTCTATGGAAAGGATGATATCGCCATCTACCGGCAACCTGAGATTTCCATAGATAAGGTTTCTCTGGCCTCCACGAATCCCACCTTTAATTGCAGGACTTTGAGGCAGCGTCTCCGCTACCAGAACCCCCTGTTTCACATCAAGCTTCAGCAGATTTATGAGGTCTTCGCTTAGCGCGACTCCGGATATTCCCATCCAGGGTTTCAGATAATTTCCATGCGTGATCAATTGAGTTGCCACCTGTTTCGCCTGGTTTACAGGAATGGCAAAACCAATTCCCTGGTAACCTCCGGATACACTGAAGATAGCTGTGTTTATTCCGATCACTTCTCCGTTCGAATTCAAGAGGGGACCGCCCGAATTTCCGGGATTGATGGCAGCATCTGTTTGAATAAGATCATAGAGGGCGCCTCCCTGGCTTTGAATCTGTCGGTTGAGAGCGCTGATGATTCCAGTGGTCAACGTATGAGAAAGTCCAAAGGGGTTTCCGATAGCAATGGCCTTTTGCCCGACCCGTATGTCATCCGAGTTTCCCAGTTTTGCGACTTTGGAAACATAACGTTTGGGAATTTTAATGACGGCTAGATCAGAAGAGGGATCCCGCCCAATTAAAATGGCTTTCACTTTGGTTCCATCTCCCAGGGTAACGGTGATTTTATCGGCTTTGGCGACCACATGATTGTTGGTCAGAATATATCCCTGATCGTCAATGATAAAACCTGTTCCCTGGCCCTGTTTCGGGATAATTTGCCGCCAGAAATTTATGGTCAGAGTGGTGGCGGATATGTTGACCACCGCCTGGTGATTTTTTTCAAAAACATCGGTGGTGATAATTTCATCTTTGGAAACCAGCCGAACGGCAGGTTCCTGCCGGGGCTGGTTGAAATCCAGATCCAAGGCAGCAGGCGGGCCAAAAATTTGAAGGGAAAATTTTTCCCAATGGTTGAATAAAATCGAAAAAATGATGAGAAAAACAGCCCAGATATATATTGTTGTGGAGTTTTTCAAGAAGCCCATTCTGCCCTCCTTGAACAAATTTTTTGGTGGAAACTTGACTCAATATTTAATAAATTTTATCAAATTAATAAAATCGCGAAATGAACCTGTCAATGACAGCAGGAGGCGATGCCTGAAAGTATTTGAAATTAAGAAAAATTGATTTTTAGATTTAATAAATTCTTTTAAAGAAGGATTTGGGGAAGTGTTTTGTTCCTCTGTTTTTGGAAATCTTCGTTACCCGGTAAACCGAAAGTTAAATTAACCGAGGAATGCGAGGCTGTGGAGATGAAAACAGATGATTCAAAAAAAGACGACCAGCTGGATTCTTTAAAAAAGCAGATGGCAGACCAGGAACTAATCCAGATGAATCGTAGTTATCTGGAAAGCCTGGGTGCCCAAAGAAAAAATAAAACCATACGATGGTTATGGGCCTTGATTGCGTGCCTCGTTCTAATGATAGGTGTTCAGTCATATTTTTTGTTTAATAAAAATCCAGACAACCAATTCTCACATAATCAAGAGCCTGGTTTGATAAATCCAAACCTATTTCCAAAACTCTATTCCCAGGACAGTTTGGATCCGTTTTCTCAATTTCAACAAATGCAAAAACGGATGGACAGGTTTTTTGACCAGAACCTGAACCAGTTAAAAGGTGACCCGTTTTCAATGAGGAGCTTTTCTTTTGGAGGTCCCTTTTCCCAGAATTTTGATTTAACAGAAGAAAACGACCGATATATTGTATCTCTGGACCTTCCAGGGCTTGATAAGACAAAACTGGACGTCACTATTGAAGAGCAAACATTAAAAATCTCAGGAACAATAGAGGAACTGAATGAAACCAAAGAAGAGGATAAATTTTTTAAAAGCCAAAGTTCTTCCCATATAGAAAGATACATGACGCTTCCTGGACCCGTTAAACCCGAATCACTTCAAATCGATGTTAAAAACGATAAACTGATTGTCGAAGTGCAGAAAAAATAAATTTGAGTACGGATAGAGCCCAAAAGATGGCAAAAGGAAACCCTCGAAAGAACACAACGCTTGCCCAAAGGACTAAAGGGAGTCTGGTATAGCCTAACTGGGAAATATCAGAAGCTTAAAGCCGACAATAATATCCAGATTGAAACTTGCCGCAAACGGGATCGGGAGGAGCAACACACCCTCATCACTCGCCTGCTCAAAGAGCGCCAAAACCTGCAACGGCATTTTGAGGATTTTAAAGAAACATATAAAACGCAAATGCTGGAACTCCGGCAGGATATCGCGCATTATAAGGAGATGGGCGGGAAACTGCCTGAACAAGAAGCCAGGGATTTCACCCATTCCTTTGAGAAGACTTATGAACCCACCCTGTGATTATCAAACTTGCAATAAAGTAACTTTTATGTTACCATTGTGATAGAGGTAAGAGAATACCTTCGTGAAGATGAGAGCAGCCCTTTTGCTGACTGGTTTGAAGGCCTGAACACGCAAGCCGCTCTCAAAGTGAACACGTACCTTACGCGGATAGGAAATGGAAATTTATCTTCGGTCAAAAGCGTGGGAAGGGGCGTTCATGAATGTGTTATTGACTGGGGACCGGGCTACAGGGTTTATCTGGGAAAAGACGGAGACAAACTGGTTATTTTGCTTGGCGGTGGCACAAAGAAACGCCAGCAAAACGACATAGACCGGGCAAAGGAACTTTGGCAGGAATACAAGAAACGCAAAAAGGAACAGAAATAATGGCAATCACACGTAATTTTAAAGAAACAATACAGGCCCGCGCCTTGCGCGATCCCAAGTTTCGTACAGGCCTTCTCAAGGAAAGCATTGAAAACATGCTGGCCGGGGATACCGAAACGGGCAAGATGCTTCTTCGCGACTACATCAACGCGACCATAGGTTTTGAGAAGCTGGGAAACGCGGTGAATAAATCGCCCAAAAGCCTGATGCGCATGTTCAGCCCCAGCGGCAACCCGACTGCCAATAACCTCTTCGGCATCATCCACACGCTACAGCAAAAAGAAGGCGTTCAGTTTGAGGTGAAAACTTCTCGGTAATATATTGAATTCATTGCGTATAGAGCTCCCGTTGAGCTATAATCAGACCAATAGTACTTTAAGGAATTTCAAATTCAAAAATGGCGCAGAAATCAACAATAGAATGGACAAACGCAACATGGAACCCTGTAACGGGTTGCACAAAAATCAGTGCTGGTTGCGATAATTGCTACGCAGAGCGTTTTTCGGAGCGTTTCCGAGGCGTAAAGGATCACCCATTTGAAACGGGTTTTGATCTTACACTCAGGCCGGATCGTGTCGAACAGCCGCTCACATGGAAGAAATCAAAAATGGTTTTTGTAAACTCCATGAGCGACTTATTTCACAAAGAAATACCCAAAGACTACATAGCAAGCGTTTTTGAAACGATGGAAAAAGCAGACTGGCATATTTTCCAAGTGCTGACCAAGCGTAGCTCTCTCATGCGTGATTTTA contains:
- a CDS encoding SagB/ThcOx family dehydrogenase, whose protein sequence is MSDSEKVFNYHRFSKHGRQGFAPGPGYLDWASQPDPFRRYQGAELVSLEKVLPEERPYFSEALKPAPTSKSPWTFTSLSRFFFDCLALSAWKSFQGTRWALRVNPSSGNLHPTEGYLITGPLEGLSTVPGVFHYCPAMHALELRARLPDKIWETLRSGFDPQTFFIGLSSIYWREAWKYGLRAFRYCQHDLGHALGAVNMACAGLGWQAKLLDHLDTETLETLLGLTNKSETEVEVPDCLIAVSPKPLGVKPAWDTRLVRESFEENVKWIGTPNILSRSHVEWSGIDEVSEATEKPVTNNISSTPPAGEPSLFEEDTFPLRKAIHQRRSAVAMDGRTRISRDTFFQFLIKATPALCPLPFQTISWEPQVHLGLFVHRVDDLPQGLYVLVRNKNQLKELKSAFNPDFLWEKPEGCPQSLDLFLLQEGNFQHQAASVSCGQNIASDGCFSLGMISAFRQPLEQWGPWFYRRLYWECGAIGQILYLQAEVSGIRSTGIGCFLDDPVHQIFGIEDKSYQSLYHFTVGGPVEDTRLTTLPPY
- a CDS encoding trypsin-like serine protease; amino-acid sequence: MGFLKNSTTIYIWAVFLIIFSILFNHWEKFSLQIFGPPAALDLDFNQPRQEPAVRLVSKDEIITTDVFEKNHQAVVNISATTLTINFWRQIIPKQGQGTGFIIDDQGYILTNNHVVAKADKITVTLGDGTKVKAILIGRDPSSDLAVIKIPKRYVSKVAKLGNSDDIRVGQKAIAIGNPFGLSHTLTTGIISALNRQIQSQGGALYDLIQTDAAINPGNSGGPLLNSNGEVIGINTAIFSVSGGYQGIGFAIPVNQAKQVATQLITHGNYLKPWMGISGVALSEDLINLLKLDVKQGVLVAETLPQSPAIKGGIRGGQRNLIYGNLRLPVDGDIILSIDNTPIKNMNDIVREVNKHQVGDSLTVKVWRHGNSINLEIILEEKPV
- a CDS encoding Hsp20/alpha crystallin family protein, with product MKTDDSKKDDQLDSLKKQMADQELIQMNRSYLESLGAQRKNKTIRWLWALIACLVLMIGVQSYFLFNKNPDNQFSHNQEPGLINPNLFPKLYSQDSLDPFSQFQQMQKRMDRFFDQNLNQLKGDPFSMRSFSFGGPFSQNFDLTEENDRYIVSLDLPGLDKTKLDVTIEEQTLKISGTIEELNETKEEDKFFKSQSSSHIERYMTLPGPVKPESLQIDVKNDKLIVEVQKK
- a CDS encoding type II toxin-antitoxin system RelE/ParE family toxin codes for the protein MEVREYLREDESSPFADWFEGLNTQAALKVNTYLTRIGNGNLSSVKSVGRGVHECVIDWGPGYRVYLGKDGDKLVILLGGGTKKRQQNDIDRAKELWQEYKKRKKEQK
- a CDS encoding transcriptional regulator, which codes for MAITRNFKETIQARALRDPKFRTGLLKESIENMLAGDTETGKMLLRDYINATIGFEKLGNAVNKSPKSLMRMFSPSGNPTANNLFGIIHTLQQKEGVQFEVKTSR